The following proteins are encoded in a genomic region of Labeo rohita strain BAU-BD-2019 chromosome 5, IGBB_LRoh.1.0, whole genome shotgun sequence:
- the gab3 gene encoding GRB2-associated-binding protein 3 isoform X1 yields MSAGDVVCTGWLIKSPPEKKLKRFSWRKRWFVLRRGRMSGNPDVLEYYRSKSSRKPIRTIDLQECEVTIEAEVRPTKRQYQNQHLFVVKTATRIFYLLAKTAEEMNIWVQSIGQICTFGGLNRHSESMDSLNRTPSSQQPSPALSPHVSLVANQDTVTVENHDILDRPSESEISPPLDYLFLSQCETGTKSIVRCDSISNSERSFEQSSSEYTEDVFSPTPRIDSSPSPFLLGGVSEPPFSAPCGPLSLSSSLSSCLSSPISLRRPPDIFRFDRPFYGTSDPQTPPPLPPKPTHLSDHHSIDDTGRNQTQPALLPRRTSLSGIDHFRRGEFDNAGRNWNKRLSLNLPINLNTENHSEDSYVPMASPPINCSDVTSDGYIPMSPSTLPVSLLTNGKSELPSPPDLEPPPVNRNLKPRRRARPPPLDLRGLSTISECPLHVPLTRTMTEPSTSLQCVPLDRRRGWGFNNSEQEGSITPMESRQMLFPACDSAPWMNRSQLDYLSLDFNSASPSPVQKKPLLADEYRVDYVQVDEKKTQALQSTKMEWKDVRQSKA; encoded by the exons TCATGGCGAAAGCGATGGTTTGTTTTGCGGAGGGGTCGGATGAGCGGGAATCCTGACGTTTTGGAATATTACCGTAGCAAGAGCTCTCGGAAACCAATCAGAACCATCGACCTCCAGGAGTGCGAGGTCACCATCGAGGCAGAGGTGCGACCCACTAAACGGCAGTATCAGAATCAGCACCTGTTTGTGGTCAAAACTGCCACGCGCATCTTTTACCTGCTGGCCAAAACAGCAGAAGAGATGAACATCTGGGTACAGAGCATAGGACAGATTTGTACGTTTGGAGGACTGAACAGACATTCAG AATCAATGGACAGTCTTAATCGCACTCCCTCTTCCCAGCAGCCCTCTCCAGCACTCTCTCCTCATGTTTCTCTTGTGGCCAATCAGGACACAGTTACCGTCGAAAACCACGATATCCTAGACAGGCCCAGCGAATCAGAGATCAGCCCTCCACTTGACTACCTCTTCCTCTCTCAATGTGAAACCGGCACAAAGAGCATCGTCAG GTGTGACAGCATCTCCAACTCCGAACGCTCCTTTGAGCAGAGCTCGTCTGAGTACACAGAAGATGTGTTTAGCCCCACCCCACGCATTGACTCCTCCCCTTCCCCTTTCCTTTTGGGTGGGGTGTCCGAGCCCCCGTTTAGCGCCCCCTGTGGCCCGCTGTctctgtcctcctccctttcgtCCTGCCTCTCATCTCCCATCTCTCTACGCCGTCCACCAGACATTTTCAGATTCGACAGACCCTTCTACGGAACATCAGACCCACAGACGCCTCCTCCCCTCCCACCCAAACCAACACACCTGTCCGATCACCACAGTATTGATGATACCGGCCGTAATCAGACGCAACCTGCTCTCCTACCTCGCAGGACGTCACTTTCAGGAATAGACCACTTTAGGAGAG GAGAGTTTGACAATGCTGGAAGAAACTGGAACAAACGACTAAGCCTCAACCTG CCAATAAATCTGAATACTGAAAACCACTCTGAGGATTCATATGTGCCCATGGCCTCCCCACCGATCAATTGCTCTGATGTGACTTCAGACGGCTACATACCCATGAGCCCCTCCACCCTGCCCGTCTCCCTACTCACCAACGGCAAATCAGAGCTGCCTTCGCCTCCCGACCTTGAGCCTCCTCCAGTCAACCGAAACCTTAAACCAAGAAGACGGG CTCGACCGCCACCTTTAGACCTACGGGGTCTGTCCACAATTTCTGAATGTCCTCTTCACGTTCCTCTCACACGCACCATGACAGAACCCAG CACATCACTTCAGTGTGTTCCTTTGGACAGGCGGCGGGGATGGGGCTTCAACAACTCCGAACAGGAAGGGAGCATCACGCCAATG GAGTCTCGGCAGATGTTGTTCCCAGCTTGCGATTCTGCCCCGTGGATGAACCGGTCTCAGCTGGATTACTTGTCACTTGACTTCAATTCTGCCTCCCCCTCACCTGTCCAGAAG AAACCGCTGCTGGCAGATGAGTACAGGGTGGATTACGTGCAGGTAGACGAGAAGAAGACACAGGCTTTACAAAGCACCAAGATGGAGTGGAAGGATGTCCGTCAGTCAAAAGCCTAA
- the gab3 gene encoding GRB2-associated-binding protein 3 isoform X2 — protein sequence MNIWVQSIGQICTFGGLNRHSESMDSLNRTPSSQQPSPALSPHVSLVANQDTVTVENHDILDRPSESEISPPLDYLFLSQCETGTKSIVRCDSISNSERSFEQSSSEYTEDVFSPTPRIDSSPSPFLLGGVSEPPFSAPCGPLSLSSSLSSCLSSPISLRRPPDIFRFDRPFYGTSDPQTPPPLPPKPTHLSDHHSIDDTGRNQTQPALLPRRTSLSGIDHFRRGEFDNAGRNWNKRLSLNLPINLNTENHSEDSYVPMASPPINCSDVTSDGYIPMSPSTLPVSLLTNGKSELPSPPDLEPPPVNRNLKPRRRARPPPLDLRGLSTISECPLHVPLTRTMTEPSTSLQCVPLDRRRGWGFNNSEQEGSITPMESRQMLFPACDSAPWMNRSQLDYLSLDFNSASPSPVQKKPLLADEYRVDYVQVDEKKTQALQSTKMEWKDVRQSKA from the exons ATGAACATCTGGGTACAGAGCATAGGACAGATTTGTACGTTTGGAGGACTGAACAGACATTCAG AATCAATGGACAGTCTTAATCGCACTCCCTCTTCCCAGCAGCCCTCTCCAGCACTCTCTCCTCATGTTTCTCTTGTGGCCAATCAGGACACAGTTACCGTCGAAAACCACGATATCCTAGACAGGCCCAGCGAATCAGAGATCAGCCCTCCACTTGACTACCTCTTCCTCTCTCAATGTGAAACCGGCACAAAGAGCATCGTCAG GTGTGACAGCATCTCCAACTCCGAACGCTCCTTTGAGCAGAGCTCGTCTGAGTACACAGAAGATGTGTTTAGCCCCACCCCACGCATTGACTCCTCCCCTTCCCCTTTCCTTTTGGGTGGGGTGTCCGAGCCCCCGTTTAGCGCCCCCTGTGGCCCGCTGTctctgtcctcctccctttcgtCCTGCCTCTCATCTCCCATCTCTCTACGCCGTCCACCAGACATTTTCAGATTCGACAGACCCTTCTACGGAACATCAGACCCACAGACGCCTCCTCCCCTCCCACCCAAACCAACACACCTGTCCGATCACCACAGTATTGATGATACCGGCCGTAATCAGACGCAACCTGCTCTCCTACCTCGCAGGACGTCACTTTCAGGAATAGACCACTTTAGGAGAG GAGAGTTTGACAATGCTGGAAGAAACTGGAACAAACGACTAAGCCTCAACCTG CCAATAAATCTGAATACTGAAAACCACTCTGAGGATTCATATGTGCCCATGGCCTCCCCACCGATCAATTGCTCTGATGTGACTTCAGACGGCTACATACCCATGAGCCCCTCCACCCTGCCCGTCTCCCTACTCACCAACGGCAAATCAGAGCTGCCTTCGCCTCCCGACCTTGAGCCTCCTCCAGTCAACCGAAACCTTAAACCAAGAAGACGGG CTCGACCGCCACCTTTAGACCTACGGGGTCTGTCCACAATTTCTGAATGTCCTCTTCACGTTCCTCTCACACGCACCATGACAGAACCCAG CACATCACTTCAGTGTGTTCCTTTGGACAGGCGGCGGGGATGGGGCTTCAACAACTCCGAACAGGAAGGGAGCATCACGCCAATG GAGTCTCGGCAGATGTTGTTCCCAGCTTGCGATTCTGCCCCGTGGATGAACCGGTCTCAGCTGGATTACTTGTCACTTGACTTCAATTCTGCCTCCCCCTCACCTGTCCAGAAG AAACCGCTGCTGGCAGATGAGTACAGGGTGGATTACGTGCAGGTAGACGAGAAGAAGACACAGGCTTTACAAAGCACCAAGATGGAGTGGAAGGATGTCCGTCAGTCAAAAGCCTAA